A section of the Citrus sinensis cultivar Valencia sweet orange chromosome 8, DVS_A1.0, whole genome shotgun sequence genome encodes:
- the LOC102626679 gene encoding uncharacterized protein LOC102626679, with protein MQSSTITLYQTPIFQPKFSSFPPKNNHHHQQQQFLVRTNLLISPKMASSSSSLSGYFPIRSQKADSLSVVNDEANGFPTLMDYVGKGGLNVGDDLVVLLTHLHYACKRIAALVASPFNSSLAKHMGGSAAGGSAESGRDVAKPLDIVSNEIILSSLRSSGKVAVMASEEDDSPIWINDDGPFVVVTDPLDGSHNIDASIPTGTIFGVYNRLVELDHLADKEKALLNSLQSGSRLVAAGYVLYSSATILCASFGSGTHAFTLDHSTGDFVLTHPNIKIPPRGQIYSVNDARYFDWPEGLRKYIDTVRQGKGKNPKKYSARYICSLVADFHRTLLYGGVAMNPRDHLRLVYEANPLSFLAEQAGGKGSNGKSRILSIQPVQVHQRLPLFLGSSEDMEELESYGDVQQKVNPGYEV; from the exons ATGCAATCATCCACCATTACTTTATATCAAACTCCCATTTTCCAGCCAAAATTCAGCAGTTTCCCGCCAAAAAAtaaccaccaccaccagcagCAGCAATTTCTTGTGAGAACCAATTTGCTGATCAGTCCAAAAatggcttcttcttcttcttcactttctGGGTATTTTCCAATTCGTTCACAGAAGGCTGATTCATTGAGCGTTGTCAATGATGAAGCAAATGGCTTTCCCACGTTGATGGATTATGTGGGCAAGGGAGGGCTCAATGTGGGGGATGATTTGGTGGTCCTGCTTACCCATCTTCATTATGCTTGCAAGAGAATTGCAGCTCTTGTGGCTTCGCCTTTCAACTCCAGCCTTGCTAAGCATATGGGTGGTTCAGCTGCTGGTGGGTCTGCTGAGTCCGGCAGGGATGTTGCTAAGCCGCTTGATATAGTCTCC AATGAAATCATATTGTCCTCTCTTCGGAGTTCTGGAAAAGTTGCGGTCATGGCTTCGGAAGAAGATGATTCGCCAATTTGGATAAATGATGATGGCCCATTTGTGGTTGTTACAGATCctcttgatggttctcataaTATAGATGCTTCCATACCCACTGGAACCATATTTGGGGTCTATAATCGCCTTGTGGAGCTAGATCATTTAGCTGACAAAGAGAAGGCACTCCTGAACTCTCTGCAGAGTGGAAGTCGGCTGGTAGCTGCTGGATATGTCCTCTATTCATCAGCCACGATACTCTGTGCTAGCTTTGGGTCAGGAACACATGCATTTACATTAGACCATTCAACAGGGGACTTTGTTCTGACACATCCAAACATAAAGATTCCTCCTCGAG GGCAAATATACTCTGTAAATGATGCACGGTATTTTGACTGGCCTGAGGGTTTAAGGAAATATATTGATACTGTGAGACAAGGCAAAGGCAAAAACCCTAAGAAATATTCAGCCCGTTATATATGTTCTTTGGTTGCTGATTTCCATCGCACTCTGTTGTATGGCGGAGTGGCAATGAATCCGAGAGACCATCTTCGATTGGTGTATGAGGCAAATCCTCTTAGTTTCCTTGCTGAGCAAGCTGGTGGCAAAGGTTCTAATGGCAAAAGTAGGATTCTTTCAATTCAGCCGGTCCAGGTTCACCAAAGGCTGCCTCTGTTTCTTGGAAGTTCAGAAGACATGGAAGAGTTAGAGAGTTATGGAGATGTTCAACAGAAAGTGAACCCTGGGTATGAAGTTTGA
- the LOC102626972 gene encoding G-type lectin S-receptor-like serine/threonine-protein kinase At1g11300 isoform X1: MIPIALLIILLSCFCLDFAVAIDSSITSSQLIRDPDAILSNGSNFKLGFFNPADSPYRYMGIWYDMPSEKAVIWVANRDNPLKDSSGIITISEDGNLVLVNGQKEVLWSSNVSNLVNNSTSAQLLDSGNLVLRDNINRVIVWESFQEPTDSFLPGMHHRIDQRTGKKVQLTSWKSLSDPSTGSFSAGLIHQNIPEIFVWNDSRPYWRSGPWNGQIFIGIPELKSVYLFRHNYTFGFANDWTFFALTAQGILEERFWIKWKDNWEVGFLNLRTECDVYGKCGAFGICNSQEKPICSCLEGFEPKNAEEWNRGNWTSGCIRRSKMQCERRNITGKVGKEDGFLKLNKMKVPDFTEWTSPATEDECRDQCLKNCSCIAYAFDGGIGCMVWRSINLIDIQRLPFEGTDLYIRVANSDVDEKGKKDVFVSPLIKGMFALAICTLFLWRWIAKRKAEVIAKLSATNVNTVKLQDLPLFQFEELATATNNFQLSSKLGQGGFGPVYWGRLKDGQEIAVKRLSKASGQGLEEFMNEVMVISKLQHRNLVRLLGCCVEGEEKMLIYEYMPNRSLDALLFDPLKKERLDWRKRFNIIEGISRGLLYLHRDSRLRIIHRDLKASNILLDEELNPKISDFGMAKIFGGNQDQADTGRVVGTFGYMSPEYAMEGRFSEKSDVFSFGVLLLEIVSGRKNTSFFEDDLTILGYAWKLWNENKILALVDPFLSESSFQLDMIIRCIHVGLLCVQELVKDRPNMSTVVSMLNSEIRDLPYPKEPAFTERQGAVDSESFKQIQQTYSFNDITFTLTAGRD; this comes from the exons ATGATTCCAATAGCCCTTCTTATTATCTTGttatcttgtttttgtttagaTTTCGCCGTTGCTATAGACAGCAGCATCACATCTTCTCAGCTCATCAGAGATCCTGACGCCATTTTGTCAAATGGCAGTAACTTCAAGCTGGGGTTTTTTAATCCTGCCGATTCTCCCTATCGCTATATGGGTATTTGGTACGACATGCCATCTGAAAAAGCTGTCATATGGGTTGCTAACAGAGACAACCCTCTCAAAGATTCCTCCGGGATTATTACCATATCCGAGGATGGCAACCTTGTCCTTGTAAATGGACAGAAAGAGGTTCTTTGGTCATCAAACGTTTCGAATTTAGTCAATAATAGTACAAGTGCTCAGCTTCTAGATTCTGGAAATCTTGTCCTACGTGACAACATCAATAGAGTTATCGTATGGGAGAGTTTCCAAGAACCTACTGATTCATTCTTGCCCGGGATGCACCATAGAATCGATCAAAGAACGGGCAAGAAAGTGCAGTTGACATCATGGAAAAGCCTTTCTGATCCATCTACTGGAAGCTTCTCAGCTGGCCTTATTCATCAAAACATTCCTGAAATATTCGTCTGGAATGATAGCCGCCCCTATTGGCGGAGTGGTCCCTGGAACGGTCAGATCTTTATTGGAATTCCTGAATTGAAGTCTGTTTACCTTTTTAGACACAACTACACTTTTGGGTTTGCAAATGATTGGACGTTTTTCGCCTTGACTGCACAAGGAATTCTGGAAGaaagattttggatcaaatggAAGGATAATTGGGAGGTTGGCTTCTTGAACCTGAGAACTGAGTGCGATGTTTACGGAAAGTGTGGGGCATTTGGAATTTGTAATTCGCAGGAAAAGCCAATTTGCAGCTGTTTGGAAGGGTTTGAGCCGAAGAACGCAGAGGAATGGAACAGAGGAAACTGGACTAGTGGTTGCATCCGAAGGAGTAAAATGCAGTGTGAAAGGAGAAACATAACTGGTAAAGTTGGCAAAGAAGATGGTTTTTTGAAGCTAAACAAGATGAAGGTGCCTGACTTCACAGAGTGGACGTCACCTGCTACCGAAGACGAATGTAGAGACCAGTGCTTGAAAAATTGCTCCTGCATAGCGTATGCTTTTGATGGTGGCATTGGTTGCATGGTATGGAGGAGCATCAACTTAATTGACATTCAGAGATTACCCTTTGAAGGGACAGATCTTTATATCCGTGTGGCAAATTCAGATGTTG ATGAAAAAGGCAAGAAAGATGTCTTCGTATCACCGTTGATTAAAGGAATGTTTGCCCTTGCAATCTGTACACTTTTTTTGTGGAGGTGGATAGCTAAACGTAAAG CAGAAGTAATTGCAAAATTATCAGCCACAAATGTGAACACGGTCAAGCTACAGGATTTACCACTATTCCAATTTGAGGAGCTAGCAACTGCAACTAACAACTTCCAGTTAAGCAGTAAACTTGGGCAGGGTGGTTTTGGACCAGTGTACTGG GGAAGATTGAAAGATGGACAAGAAATAGCTGTGAAAAGACTATCCAAAGCATCCGGTCAAGGATTAGAAGAATTTATGAACGAGGTTATGGTAATTTCTAAACTACAGCATCGAAACCTTGTTAGACTTCTTGGATGCTGTGTTGAAGGTGAAGAAAAGATGCTGATTTATGAATACATGCCGAATAGAAGTTTGGATGCTTTGCTATTTG ATCCACTCAAAAAAGAACGTTTAGACTGGAGAAAGCGCTTCAACATCATTGAAGGAATTAGTCGAGGTCTACTTTACCTTCACAGGGATTCTAGATTGCGCATTATTCATAGAGATTTGAAGGCAAGTAATATCTTGTTGGATGAAGAACTAAATCCAAAAATTTCGGACTTTGGCATGGCAAAGATTTTCGGAGGCAATCAAGATCAAGCGGACACTGGGAGAGTTGTTGGGACATT CGGATACATGTCTCCTGAATATGCAATGGAAGGCCGATTCTCTGAGAAATCAGATGTCTTTAGCTTTGGAGTATTGTTATTAGAGATTGTTAGTGGAAGAAAGAACACAAGTTTTTTTGAGGATGACTTGACAATTCTAGGCTAT GCCTGGAAATTGTggaatgaaaacaaaatactgGCTTTGGTTGATCCGTTTTTATCCGAATCAAGCTTTCAGTTGGATATGATCATAAGATGCATACATGTGGGATTGTTGTGTGTGCAAGAATTGGTTAAGGATCGACCTAACATGTCAACTGTTGTATCAATGCTTAACAGTGAAATTAGGGATCTTCCATATCCAAAAGAACCAGCATTTACAGAAAGACAGGGTGCCGTTGATTCAGAGTCTTTTAAGCAGATCCAACAAACGTAttcttttaatgatattaCTTTTACACTCACAGCAGGCCGAGATTAG
- the LOC102626972 gene encoding G-type lectin S-receptor-like serine/threonine-protein kinase At1g11300 isoform X2, giving the protein MIPIALLIILLSCFCLDFAVAIDSSITSSQLIRDPDAILSNGSNFKLGFFNPADSPYRYMGIWYDMPSEKAVIWVANRDNPLKDSSGIITISEDGNLVLVNGQKEVLWSSNVSNLVNNSTSAQLLDSGNLVLRDNINRVIVWESFQEPTDSFLPGMHHRIDQRTGKKVQLTSWKSLSDPSTGSFSAGLIHQNIPEIFVWNDSRPYWRSGPWNGQIFIGIPELKSVYLFRHNYTFGFANDWTFFALTAQGILEERFWIKWKDNWEVGFLNLRTECDVYGKCGAFGICNSQEKPICSCLEGFEPKNAEEWNRGNWTSGCIRRSKMQCERRNITGKVGKEDGFLKLNKMKVPDFTEWTSPATEDECRDQCLKNCSCIAYAFDGGIGCMVWRSINLIDIQRLPFEGTDLYIRVANSDVDEKGKKDVFVSPLIKGMFALAICTLFLWRWIAKRKEVIAKLSATNVNTVKLQDLPLFQFEELATATNNFQLSSKLGQGGFGPVYWGRLKDGQEIAVKRLSKASGQGLEEFMNEVMVISKLQHRNLVRLLGCCVEGEEKMLIYEYMPNRSLDALLFDPLKKERLDWRKRFNIIEGISRGLLYLHRDSRLRIIHRDLKASNILLDEELNPKISDFGMAKIFGGNQDQADTGRVVGTFGYMSPEYAMEGRFSEKSDVFSFGVLLLEIVSGRKNTSFFEDDLTILGYAWKLWNENKILALVDPFLSESSFQLDMIIRCIHVGLLCVQELVKDRPNMSTVVSMLNSEIRDLPYPKEPAFTERQGAVDSESFKQIQQTYSFNDITFTLTAGRD; this is encoded by the exons ATGATTCCAATAGCCCTTCTTATTATCTTGttatcttgtttttgtttagaTTTCGCCGTTGCTATAGACAGCAGCATCACATCTTCTCAGCTCATCAGAGATCCTGACGCCATTTTGTCAAATGGCAGTAACTTCAAGCTGGGGTTTTTTAATCCTGCCGATTCTCCCTATCGCTATATGGGTATTTGGTACGACATGCCATCTGAAAAAGCTGTCATATGGGTTGCTAACAGAGACAACCCTCTCAAAGATTCCTCCGGGATTATTACCATATCCGAGGATGGCAACCTTGTCCTTGTAAATGGACAGAAAGAGGTTCTTTGGTCATCAAACGTTTCGAATTTAGTCAATAATAGTACAAGTGCTCAGCTTCTAGATTCTGGAAATCTTGTCCTACGTGACAACATCAATAGAGTTATCGTATGGGAGAGTTTCCAAGAACCTACTGATTCATTCTTGCCCGGGATGCACCATAGAATCGATCAAAGAACGGGCAAGAAAGTGCAGTTGACATCATGGAAAAGCCTTTCTGATCCATCTACTGGAAGCTTCTCAGCTGGCCTTATTCATCAAAACATTCCTGAAATATTCGTCTGGAATGATAGCCGCCCCTATTGGCGGAGTGGTCCCTGGAACGGTCAGATCTTTATTGGAATTCCTGAATTGAAGTCTGTTTACCTTTTTAGACACAACTACACTTTTGGGTTTGCAAATGATTGGACGTTTTTCGCCTTGACTGCACAAGGAATTCTGGAAGaaagattttggatcaaatggAAGGATAATTGGGAGGTTGGCTTCTTGAACCTGAGAACTGAGTGCGATGTTTACGGAAAGTGTGGGGCATTTGGAATTTGTAATTCGCAGGAAAAGCCAATTTGCAGCTGTTTGGAAGGGTTTGAGCCGAAGAACGCAGAGGAATGGAACAGAGGAAACTGGACTAGTGGTTGCATCCGAAGGAGTAAAATGCAGTGTGAAAGGAGAAACATAACTGGTAAAGTTGGCAAAGAAGATGGTTTTTTGAAGCTAAACAAGATGAAGGTGCCTGACTTCACAGAGTGGACGTCACCTGCTACCGAAGACGAATGTAGAGACCAGTGCTTGAAAAATTGCTCCTGCATAGCGTATGCTTTTGATGGTGGCATTGGTTGCATGGTATGGAGGAGCATCAACTTAATTGACATTCAGAGATTACCCTTTGAAGGGACAGATCTTTATATCCGTGTGGCAAATTCAGATGTTG ATGAAAAAGGCAAGAAAGATGTCTTCGTATCACCGTTGATTAAAGGAATGTTTGCCCTTGCAATCTGTACACTTTTTTTGTGGAGGTGGATAGCTAAACGTAAAG AAGTAATTGCAAAATTATCAGCCACAAATGTGAACACGGTCAAGCTACAGGATTTACCACTATTCCAATTTGAGGAGCTAGCAACTGCAACTAACAACTTCCAGTTAAGCAGTAAACTTGGGCAGGGTGGTTTTGGACCAGTGTACTGG GGAAGATTGAAAGATGGACAAGAAATAGCTGTGAAAAGACTATCCAAAGCATCCGGTCAAGGATTAGAAGAATTTATGAACGAGGTTATGGTAATTTCTAAACTACAGCATCGAAACCTTGTTAGACTTCTTGGATGCTGTGTTGAAGGTGAAGAAAAGATGCTGATTTATGAATACATGCCGAATAGAAGTTTGGATGCTTTGCTATTTG ATCCACTCAAAAAAGAACGTTTAGACTGGAGAAAGCGCTTCAACATCATTGAAGGAATTAGTCGAGGTCTACTTTACCTTCACAGGGATTCTAGATTGCGCATTATTCATAGAGATTTGAAGGCAAGTAATATCTTGTTGGATGAAGAACTAAATCCAAAAATTTCGGACTTTGGCATGGCAAAGATTTTCGGAGGCAATCAAGATCAAGCGGACACTGGGAGAGTTGTTGGGACATT CGGATACATGTCTCCTGAATATGCAATGGAAGGCCGATTCTCTGAGAAATCAGATGTCTTTAGCTTTGGAGTATTGTTATTAGAGATTGTTAGTGGAAGAAAGAACACAAGTTTTTTTGAGGATGACTTGACAATTCTAGGCTAT GCCTGGAAATTGTggaatgaaaacaaaatactgGCTTTGGTTGATCCGTTTTTATCCGAATCAAGCTTTCAGTTGGATATGATCATAAGATGCATACATGTGGGATTGTTGTGTGTGCAAGAATTGGTTAAGGATCGACCTAACATGTCAACTGTTGTATCAATGCTTAACAGTGAAATTAGGGATCTTCCATATCCAAAAGAACCAGCATTTACAGAAAGACAGGGTGCCGTTGATTCAGAGTCTTTTAAGCAGATCCAACAAACGTAttcttttaatgatattaCTTTTACACTCACAGCAGGCCGAGATTAG